One Glycine soja cultivar W05 chromosome 2, ASM419377v2, whole genome shotgun sequence genomic region harbors:
- the LOC114373322 gene encoding cytochrome P450 CYP736A12-like, whose product MGFHERWIRWIRSCLTSASISIIGNGSSTTEFKPQRGLRQGDPTTEEIDCIKKRSRIIVNACAIGRDPKVWSDNVEVFYLERFANSNVDMRGYDFRLLPFGSGHRGCPGIHLGLTTVKIVLAQLVHCFNWELPLGMSPDDLDMTEKFGLTIPRSNHLLVVPTYRLVGDVGKE is encoded by the exons ATGGGGTTCCATGAGAGATGGATTAGGTGGATAAGGAGTTGCCTCACCTCAGCTTCTATATCTATCATTGGGAATGGCAGTTCAACCACTGAATTCAAGCCTCAAAGAGGGTTGAGACAAGGGGATCCAACCACTGAAG AGATAGATTGCATAAAGAAAAGGTCAAGGATCATAGTAAATGCATGTGCAATAGGGAGAGATCCTAAGGTTTGGTCAGATAATGTTGAGGTGTTTTATCTTGAGAGATTTGCCAATAGCAACGTGGACATGAGGGGATATGACTTTCGACTTTTACCATTTGGTTCTGGTCATAGAGGCTGCCCTGGGATTCATTTGGGTCTAACTACTGTTAAGATTGTTCTAGCTCAATTAGTGCACTGCTTCAATTGGGAACTTCCATTAGGCATGTCCCCTGATGACTTGGACATGACTGAGAAATTTGGCCTCACAATTCCAAGAAGTAATCACTTGCTAGTTGTGCCAACTTACCGACTAGTTGGTGATGTtggaaaagaataa